A genome region from Mesorhizobium sp. B2-1-8 includes the following:
- a CDS encoding O-antigen ligase family protein, producing the protein MRAISHDLPRAAVNAKLITLISSSAVVLGILLSGFVISEPAPYEIYMAGLIAIWALFGLRISRAAMPLLVLLVTMNIGGMISMTQMANLANTPLYLAVSLFLAFSAVFFASVTATQPNLYRLIFNAYVVSAVATSLLGIAGYFHAFPGAEMFTKYDRAAGAFQDPNVFGPFLVLPGIYLLYLLLTGPVTRMPLLAMPLLVISAGIFFSFSRGAWGMFAFSAVLLTGCLFLQSASGMFRLRVVIMTIAALSLLAIAIIVILQLPGVAEMFSNRAHLEQSYDTARLGRFARYTIGFQMAMEHPFGIGPLVFGTIYGEDTHDIWLKMLMDYGWLGFVSFLTLIVWTISAGFRILLRDRPWQPYLLCAYVAFIGNIGLGTFIDIDHWRHLYLLLGLIWGAIALEYRHQRELRPVLRASFKPAVAAR; encoded by the coding sequence TTGAGGGCGATCAGCCATGATCTGCCGCGCGCGGCGGTCAACGCCAAGCTGATCACGCTGATCTCCTCGAGCGCGGTCGTGCTCGGCATTCTTCTGTCGGGGTTCGTCATCAGCGAGCCGGCGCCTTACGAAATCTACATGGCCGGGCTGATCGCCATCTGGGCTCTGTTCGGCCTGAGGATTTCGCGCGCGGCCATGCCGCTGCTGGTGCTGCTTGTGACGATGAATATCGGCGGCATGATCTCCATGACGCAGATGGCGAACCTCGCCAACACGCCGCTCTATCTCGCCGTGTCGCTGTTCCTCGCCTTCAGCGCCGTCTTCTTCGCATCGGTCACCGCCACGCAGCCGAATCTCTACCGGCTGATCTTCAATGCCTATGTCGTCTCGGCGGTGGCGACGTCGCTGCTTGGCATAGCGGGCTATTTCCATGCTTTCCCGGGCGCGGAGATGTTCACCAAATACGACCGCGCCGCCGGCGCCTTCCAGGACCCGAACGTGTTCGGGCCGTTCCTGGTGCTGCCCGGCATCTACCTGCTCTATCTGCTGCTGACCGGACCGGTCACGCGCATGCCGCTGCTGGCTATGCCGCTGCTGGTCATCAGCGCCGGCATCTTTTTCTCCTTCTCGCGCGGCGCCTGGGGCATGTTCGCGTTTTCGGCCGTCCTGCTCACCGGCTGCCTGTTCCTGCAGAGCGCCAGCGGCATGTTCCGACTGCGCGTGGTGATCATGACCATCGCCGCGCTATCGCTGCTGGCCATCGCCATCATCGTCATATTGCAGTTGCCTGGCGTGGCGGAGATGTTCTCCAACCGCGCCCATCTCGAACAGAGCTACGACACCGCCCGCCTCGGCCGCTTCGCCCGCTACACGATCGGTTTCCAGATGGCGATGGAGCATCCGTTCGGCATCGGGCCGCTGGTCTTCGGCACGATCTACGGCGAGGACACGCACGACATCTGGCTGAAGATGCTGATGGACTATGGCTGGCTCGGCTTCGTCTCGTTCCTGACGCTGATCGTCTGGACGATATCGGCGGGGTTCCGCATCCTGCTGCGCGACCGGCCCTGGCAGCCCTACCTCCTGTGCGCCTACGTCGCCTTCATCGGCAATATCGGGCTCGGCACCTTCATCGACATCGACCACTGGCGCCACTTGTATCTGCTGCTTGGCTTGATCTGGGGAGCCATCGCCCTGGAATACCGCCACCAGCGGGAGTTGAGGCCGGTATTGCGGGCCTCGTTCAAGCCCGCGGTCGCGGCAAGATAA
- a CDS encoding MFS transporter — translation MPNVRTRSSWLTRDVILLSFCSLFADISTEMLYPILPLFLTGVLGAGGSVVGLIDGVAQATQNIVQGFSGWASDRMQRRKPIALAGYLLSALSKPITGLASAWPMVLGVRFLDRVGAGTRSAPRDALIAAAAAEEHRGKAFGLEGVGDNLGAFLGPLIAVLLLGAFRLDMRVIFYLTVIPGLLAFAIVLFVREEHVDFAAKAKVDISLRRFPRAYWKYLMATGLFCIGNSSNAFLILETQAAGASVENTVLVYAGFNLVAALVSYPTGFLSDHLGRRNLLLAAFAVFFVAYGGFALSANVWIVAILFVCYGAYQGTFRTVGKALAADFVPSELRAGGIGWYSSLVGLTQLLASLIAGLLWDRLGHLAVFIYGAVFAVVGTAATLILVPSDSPKSTRSS, via the coding sequence ATGCCCAATGTCCGCACCCGTTCGTCCTGGTTGACACGCGACGTCATCCTGCTGTCGTTTTGCAGTTTGTTTGCCGACATCTCGACCGAGATGCTCTACCCGATCCTTCCACTCTTCCTGACCGGAGTTCTTGGGGCGGGTGGCAGCGTAGTCGGATTGATCGACGGTGTCGCGCAGGCGACACAGAACATCGTGCAAGGCTTCTCCGGGTGGGCGTCTGACCGGATGCAGCGCCGCAAGCCCATTGCCCTGGCCGGCTATCTCCTTTCGGCCCTTTCCAAGCCCATAACCGGACTTGCATCGGCATGGCCGATGGTGCTCGGTGTACGGTTCCTCGATCGTGTCGGCGCCGGCACCCGCTCCGCACCGCGCGATGCACTTATCGCCGCAGCCGCGGCGGAGGAACACCGCGGGAAAGCCTTCGGCCTCGAGGGAGTCGGTGACAATCTAGGCGCCTTTCTCGGGCCACTCATCGCCGTGCTGCTGCTCGGTGCGTTTCGACTCGATATGCGCGTAATCTTCTACCTCACCGTCATCCCGGGCCTGCTCGCCTTCGCCATCGTGCTGTTCGTGCGCGAGGAGCATGTCGATTTCGCCGCTAAGGCCAAGGTTGATATCAGCCTCCGGCGGTTTCCTCGCGCCTACTGGAAGTACCTGATGGCGACTGGCCTGTTCTGCATCGGCAACTCGAGCAACGCCTTCCTTATTCTTGAAACACAGGCCGCGGGTGCCTCGGTTGAGAACACGGTTCTCGTCTATGCCGGGTTCAACCTTGTCGCTGCGTTGGTCTCCTATCCGACGGGCTTTCTGTCCGATCACCTCGGCCGCCGCAATCTTCTGCTCGCTGCGTTCGCAGTGTTCTTTGTCGCTTATGGGGGATTTGCACTCAGCGCCAACGTCTGGATTGTTGCCATTCTGTTTGTTTGTTACGGCGCCTACCAAGGAACCTTCCGCACTGTCGGTAAGGCGCTCGCCGCCGATTTCGTGCCGAGCGAGCTGCGCGCGGGCGGCATCGGCTGGTACAGTTCGCTCGTCGGGCTGACCCAGCTCCTTGCGAGCCTAATCGCAGGCCTTCTTTGGGACCGACTTGGGCACCTAGCCGTATTTATCTACGGAGCTGTCTTCGCCGTGGTTGGTACTGCGGCAACCCTGATCCTAGTCCCATCGGACAGCCCGAAAAGCACCCGATCCAGCTAG
- a CDS encoding YbaK/EbsC family protein: MSLDSVGAFFTAHAPDIEVIVTQSSSATVTLAAEAHGVLPAQIAKTICLRVGERTMLVVTSGIARLDNRKFKDQFGGKPRMLDAQEVVAATSHPVGGVCPFGLPAPLPVYCDVSLREFAEVVPAAGATNAAVRIAPQRMVELVGAEWVDVCQA; the protein is encoded by the coding sequence ATGAGCCTGGACTCCGTTGGTGCCTTCTTCACGGCTCACGCGCCTGATATCGAGGTCATTGTCACGCAATCGAGTTCGGCGACGGTGACGCTGGCGGCGGAAGCGCATGGCGTCCTGCCGGCGCAGATCGCCAAGACGATCTGCCTTCGCGTCGGCGAGCGCACCATGCTGGTCGTGACCAGCGGCATCGCCAGGCTGGACAACCGCAAGTTCAAGGACCAGTTCGGCGGCAAGCCGCGTATGCTGGACGCACAAGAGGTTGTCGCTGCCACGAGCCATCCAGTGGGCGGTGTCTGCCCGTTCGGCCTGCCGGCGCCGCTGCCGGTCTATTGCGACGTCTCGCTGCGCGAATTCGCCGAGGTCGTACCCGCCGCCGGCGCCACCAACGCGGCAGTGCGGATTGCACCGCAGAGGATGGTCGAACTGGTTGGCGCGGAATGGGTGGATGTGTGCCAGGCCTAG
- a CDS encoding helix-turn-helix domain-containing protein, producing the protein MPNNAKNHALSEPLANEIGPDYNTLRAMRETRGYSLEALSLTCGLSVDEIEDIESGRAADPAKLRRIASALRLPQDAPIASAAPTLAAQGRPQA; encoded by the coding sequence ATGCCCAACAATGCAAAAAACCACGCCCTTTCCGAACCATTAGCCAACGAGATCGGGCCAGATTACAACACCCTCAGGGCAATGCGGGAAACGCGCGGATACAGCCTCGAAGCGCTTTCCCTGACCTGCGGCCTCTCGGTCGACGAGATCGAGGACATCGAAAGCGGCCGGGCGGCCGACCCGGCGAAGCTGCGTCGTATCGCGTCCGCGCTTCGTTTGCCCCAGGACGCTCCCATTGCTTCCGCCGCACCGACACTGGCCGCACAAGGCCGGCCTCAGGCATAG